In the genome of Desulfofarcimen acetoxidans DSM 771, one region contains:
- a CDS encoding prepilin-type N-terminal cleavage/methylation domain-containing protein — MMSKSLRSIRGFTLLELTLVILILGVLLSLLVPQLKVPYGHYNLESAAYRMAGDIRYFAQQTINAQSDTDTYKVNFDTSNDRYLFQKNTDVIKSVTLPVSTDLEYVNFNKNTLSFKINGAPSPLGGTVTLRDRCSGDFLYVIVAGITGRVRVDVEKPASGVE; from the coding sequence ATGATGAGTAAAAGCTTGCGCAGCATAAGGGGTTTTACCTTGCTTGAATTAACCTTGGTCATTCTTATCTTAGGGGTACTTTTATCATTGCTTGTGCCGCAGCTAAAAGTACCCTACGGGCATTATAATTTAGAGTCGGCGGCTTACCGCATGGCAGGTGATATTAGATATTTTGCTCAACAAACGATTAACGCGCAAAGTGATACGGATACTTATAAAGTAAATTTTGATACGTCTAATGACAGATATTTATTTCAAAAAAACACTGATGTAATAAAGAGTGTTACATTGCCGGTCAGCACGGATTTAGAATACGTTAATTTTAATAAAAACACCCTTTCCTTTAAAATAAATGGGGCTCCAAGTCCTTTGGGAGGCACTGTGACACTGAGAGACCGTTGTAGCGGTGATTTTCTTTATGTTATTGTTGCCGGTATAACCGGCAGGGTTAGGGTGGATGTGGAAAAACCTGCTTCCGGTGTCGAGTAG
- a CDS encoding type II secretion system protein GspG, which yields MLLKSKKEGFSLVELAVVLAIISILIALIVPKITKQADRTKEKRAKAEIALMKSVIDSYFVEHGTYPKDSDTTADTDSIQGLLIKNGIDWGSLDDPWGNGYIYDADETYKKYVVYSTGSSNEEKDNIVATNEQDTKIDQAEPEAMGGEEAVISKKAIDDE from the coding sequence GTGCTGTTAAAAAGCAAAAAAGAAGGATTTTCTCTGGTTGAATTAGCAGTTGTCCTGGCCATTATCAGTATTCTGATCGCCCTGATAGTACCTAAAATCACCAAACAAGCCGATCGCACCAAAGAAAAGAGAGCCAAAGCTGAGATTGCATTAATGAAGTCTGTTATTGACTCCTATTTTGTAGAACACGGGACTTATCCAAAGGATTCTGATACAACAGCTGACACTGACTCCATACAGGGACTGTTGATTAAAAACGGTATAGACTGGGGGAGCTTGGATGATCCCTGGGGTAACGGCTACATATATGACGCAGATGAAACATACAAAAAGTATGTAGTTTATTCTACTGGTTCGTCTAATGAAGAAAAAGATAATATCGTGGCTACTAACGAGCAGGATACAAAAATAGACCAGGCTGAACCTGAAGCCATGGGCGGTGAAGAAGCAGTAATTTCCAAAAAAGCAATTGATGATGAGTAA